A part of Clostridia bacterium genomic DNA contains:
- a CDS encoding type II toxin-antitoxin system PemK/MazF family toxin produces the protein MIVRRGEIYYADLSPVVGSEQGGVRPVVIVQNNIGNKYSPTVIAAAITSQINKAKLPTHIEISKEEFGLQKDSVILLEQIRTIDKRRLKERIGKLDLELMKKINTAISISFGLNDEP, from the coding sequence GTGATAGTCAGAAGAGGAGAAATATATTACGCGGACCTAAGTCCCGTTGTAGGAAGTGAACAGGGCGGCGTAAGACCTGTCGTCATCGTGCAGAACAATATCGGCAATAAATACAGTCCTACTGTCATTGCCGCGGCAATAACTTCACAGATAAACAAAGCAAAGCTGCCCACTCATATAGAGATATCAAAGGAAGAGTTCGGGCTTCAAAAGGATTCTGTCATATTGCTTGAACAGATAAGGACAATAGACAAACGCAGGCTCAAGGAAAGGATAGGTAAGCTGGACTTGGAGCTTATGAAGAAAATAAATACGGCGATAAGTATAAGCTTCGGTTTAAACGACGAGCCGTAG
- a CDS encoding NAD(P)H-hydrate dehydratase, translating into MYIVSRTQMRKIEGDVILGGRLSGFDLMQNAATGVLNQIMEHFNSDVRTKQIAVFCGSGNNAGDGYVIAHMLWERGAKITVVSVSDPARLSGDAKRAYELYCLTGMGTYTVSEMKGKLPKNCVCIVDAIFGTGLNKPLTGDHLAAVELINSSDAYTVAVDLPSGINADTGQIMGGCVRADLTVTFAFKKVCHVTYPCIDNMGKLVICDIGIKRSDVDAASMKIYETDDNLIDKIIRPRSKNTNKGDYGRLLVISGSKGMTGAAILALRASLRSGVGLVTAAIPESVYPIAASNIIEAIAMPMTENADGHISKNNTDRLVEKFKTQSAVLIGCGMGNCEDTRELVRIAVRNSGKPVIIDADGLNALADEISILQNKSSDVILTPHPKEFARLSGMTVEQVEADRAGNALRFAVEHNVTVVLKGARSVTASPDGMIYINSTGNPGMATAGSGDVLAGIIASFCAQGIRPLAAAVAGVFIHGRAGDIASSFLGEYALTASDIINNLPRALIRYDK; encoded by the coding sequence ATGTATATTGTAAGTCGGACGCAAATGAGAAAGATCGAGGGCGACGTGATACTCGGCGGCAGACTGTCCGGGTTCGATCTTATGCAGAACGCTGCCACGGGAGTTTTAAATCAAATAATGGAGCATTTTAACTCGGATGTGCGCACAAAGCAGATAGCGGTCTTTTGCGGCAGCGGCAACAATGCGGGAGACGGATACGTTATCGCCCATATGCTTTGGGAACGCGGCGCAAAAATAACCGTAGTAAGCGTGTCCGATCCTGCGCGTCTTTCGGGCGATGCAAAGCGCGCATATGAGCTTTACTGCCTTACCGGAATGGGGACCTACACCGTTTCCGAAATGAAGGGGAAGCTGCCCAAAAACTGCGTATGCATCGTTGACGCGATATTCGGCACGGGACTTAATAAGCCGCTTACGGGAGATCATCTTGCGGCTGTTGAATTGATAAACTCCTCGGACGCATACACTGTGGCCGTTGATCTGCCAAGCGGCATAAACGCAGATACGGGACAGATAATGGGCGGCTGCGTGCGCGCCGACCTTACCGTTACGTTCGCTTTTAAAAAGGTCTGCCACGTTACGTATCCTTGCATTGACAATATGGGAAAGCTTGTGATATGCGATATAGGCATAAAGCGCTCCGACGTTGACGCCGCTTCGATGAAAATATACGAAACGGACGATAATCTGATAGATAAGATCATTCGCCCGCGAAGTAAAAATACAAATAAGGGCGATTACGGCAGGCTTTTGGTCATCTCAGGCTCAAAAGGCATGACAGGTGCGGCGATACTTGCTTTGCGCGCTTCTTTAAGAAGCGGCGTGGGACTTGTCACTGCGGCTATACCGGAATCGGTATATCCCATCGCGGCCTCGAATATAATTGAAGCGATAGCAATGCCTATGACTGAAAATGCAGACGGTCATATTTCAAAAAACAACACAGACAGACTCGTTGAAAAATTTAAAACGCAGTCTGCCGTGCTTATAGGATGCGGAATGGGCAACTGTGAGGACACGCGCGAGCTTGTAAGGATCGCTGTAAGAAATTCGGGAAAACCCGTAATTATCGATGCCGACGGCCTAAATGCGCTTGCCGATGAGATATCCATACTTCAGAACAAATCATCTGACGTTATCCTCACGCCTCATCCGAAGGAGTTTGCCCGCCTTTCGGGCATGACGGTCGAACAGGTGGAGGCCGACAGAGCCGGAAATGCTCTTAGGTTTGCGGTTGAACATAACGTCACAGTCGTATTAAAAGGTGCAAGAAGCGTGACGGCTTCGCCCGACGGAATGATATATATAAATTCAACGGGCAACCCCGGTATGGCGACTGCGGGAAGCGGCGACGTTCTTGCGGGAATTATCGCGTCGTTCTGCGCGCAGGGGATAAGGCCGCTCGCAGCGGCGGTTGCGGGCGTGTTTATCCACGGACGCGCCGGCGATATCGCGTCGTCGTTTTTGGGCGAGTATGCGCTGACGGCTTCCGATATTATAAACAATCTGCCGAGAGCGCTTATAAGGTATGACAAATAA
- the alr gene encoding alanine racemase yields the protein MKHKNSFLKRVWADVSLDDIKHNYGVIRKITSPKTKIMAIVKADGYGHGAVQTSRVLSDMGADMFGVSNLDEARQLRHGGITAPILILGYTPYECAAELIEYDIMQTVYTYDAAKKFSDAAEWLGKKLTVHLKIDTGMSRLGMMYQNKSRDAGAIDEAEKIYSLPGLLFNGIFTHFSGADYDPAFTRRQFELFMYFCDTLESRGINVGLRHCCNSAGVLSYPDMHLDIVRPGIILYGLPPDNKLESIEEYGFRPAMELKTAISYIKYIEENTPVSYGRIYTAPKKVRLATLPIGYADGFSRIFSNGADVLINGRAASVVGRVCMDQCMVDVSNIEDVSTSSIVTIFGHDGEHFISACKIAEYLGTIGYEVICQIGKRVPRVYILNGREAGYLNYIEGGIN from the coding sequence ATGAAGCATAAAAATTCATTTTTAAAGCGCGTCTGGGCGGATGTAAGTCTTGACGATATTAAGCATAATTACGGCGTTATACGAAAAATAACGTCGCCTAAGACGAAGATAATGGCGATAGTCAAGGCTGACGGATACGGACACGGCGCGGTACAGACCTCGCGCGTGCTTTCGGACATGGGGGCCGATATGTTCGGCGTATCAAATCTTGACGAGGCGCGCCAGCTTCGCCACGGCGGAATTACTGCGCCGATACTTATTTTGGGCTATACGCCTTACGAATGTGCCGCGGAGCTTATCGAATATGACATAATGCAGACGGTCTATACATATGATGCGGCAAAGAAGTTTTCAGACGCTGCCGAATGGCTGGGGAAGAAGCTTACGGTACACCTGAAGATAGATACTGGCATGAGCAGGCTCGGAATGATGTATCAGAACAAATCGAGAGATGCCGGCGCGATAGACGAGGCCGAAAAGATATACTCACTGCCGGGGCTTTTGTTCAACGGGATATTTACGCATTTTTCCGGAGCCGATTACGACCCTGCGTTCACGCGCCGTCAGTTCGAGCTGTTCATGTATTTCTGCGACACACTTGAGAGCCGAGGCATAAACGTGGGGCTTCGCCACTGCTGCAACAGCGCGGGAGTTTTGAGCTATCCCGATATGCACCTCGATATCGTGCGTCCTGGAATAATCCTTTACGGCCTTCCGCCCGACAATAAGCTCGAGTCGATAGAAGAGTACGGCTTTCGTCCGGCTATGGAGCTTAAAACGGCGATATCGTATATAAAGTATATTGAAGAAAACACGCCCGTAAGCTACGGACGCATATATACCGCGCCTAAAAAAGTGCGCCTTGCTACTCTGCCCATAGGCTATGCCGACGGATTTTCACGAATATTTTCAAACGGAGCCGACGTGCTTATAAACGGACGAGCGGCAAGCGTTGTAGGGCGCGTATGCATGGATCAATGTATGGTAGATGTTTCGAATATCGAAGACGTGAGCACATCGAGCATAGTAACGATATTCGGTCACGACGGCGAACATTTCATTTCCGCCTGCAAGATAGCGGAATACCTCGGCACGATAGGATACGAGGTGATATGCCAGATAGGGAAGCGAGTTCCGCGCGTATATATCTTAAACGGCCGCGAAGCCGGATATTTGAATTACATAGAGGGCGGGATCAACTGA